Proteins encoded within one genomic window of Formosa agariphila KMM 3901:
- a CDS encoding primase-helicase family protein — MIKIPYVRVGTSYYKMVKAPTIAGHFNEFLVHWNMETIKQDHGKNYLSKISKYDGFTCIPNHIDFKPEYLGFYNTYSPLSNIPKAGDCYETLGFLKHIFGDHFSLGLDYLQLLYQKPVQILPILCLVSKERVTGKSTFLKWMKAIFENNLTYLTNDSFSSQFNADWANKLLICIDEVLFNKEELTERIKYLSTTNINKLEAKGKDKREVEFFGKFILCSNNETNFIKIDANETRFWVLKIPVIKKERIDLLQGLIEEIPAFLNFLNTRELESQNITRMWFTPRQIKTPALLRLVQNNRNRVEKELASILFGIIEKFELEEIQLCPMDALSALNRTRVKTDLTQLRRLLKHDWNLTNQPNSNSYQKFMILQDGTEILTENKGRYFTITKEFLLENFDETMTGL, encoded by the coding sequence TGAATTTCTTGTGCATTGGAATATGGAAACCATAAAACAAGATCACGGAAAAAATTATTTAAGTAAAATCTCTAAATATGATGGTTTTACTTGTATTCCAAATCACATCGATTTTAAACCGGAATATTTAGGATTCTATAACACTTATTCGCCTTTAAGTAACATTCCAAAAGCTGGTGATTGTTATGAGACACTCGGTTTTCTGAAACATATCTTTGGAGATCATTTTTCCTTAGGGTTAGATTATCTGCAGCTCTTATATCAAAAACCTGTTCAAATCTTACCCATTTTATGCCTGGTATCCAAAGAACGTGTTACAGGAAAAAGTACGTTTCTAAAATGGATGAAAGCCATCTTTGAAAACAACCTAACTTATTTAACTAACGATAGTTTTAGCAGTCAGTTTAATGCCGATTGGGCAAACAAATTATTGATTTGTATAGATGAAGTACTATTCAATAAAGAAGAATTAACAGAGCGTATTAAATATTTAAGTACTACAAATATAAATAAATTGGAAGCCAAAGGTAAAGACAAACGTGAAGTTGAGTTTTTTGGAAAGTTCATTTTATGTAGTAATAATGAAACCAATTTCATAAAGATCGATGCCAATGAAACCCGATTCTGGGTTTTAAAAATTCCTGTTATAAAAAAGGAACGTATTGATTTACTACAAGGACTTATTGAAGAAATACCAGCCTTTCTAAATTTCCTAAATACTAGAGAACTAGAATCTCAAAATATCACTCGCATGTGGTTCACGCCTAGACAAATAAAAACTCCTGCTCTTTTAAGGTTAGTGCAAAATAATAGAAATCGTGTAGAAAAGGAATTGGCCAGTATTCTGTTCGGAATTATAGAAAAGTTTGAGTTAGAAGAAATTCAGTTGTGTCCAATGGATGCGTTAAGTGCTTTAAACAGAACACGAGTAAAAACCGACTTGACTCAACTTAGGCGGCTACTGAAACACGATTGGAATTTAACCAATCAGCCGAACTCTAACAGCTATCAAAAATTTATGATTTTACAGGATGGTACTGAGATTTTAACCGAAAATAAGGGGCGTTATTTTACCATTACAAAAGAGTTTTTACTTGAAAATTTTGATGAAACGATGACAGGATTGTAA